The following are from one region of the bacterium genome:
- the ccsA gene encoding cytochrome c biogenesis protein CcsA, with product MEGAHLILFWLALVAYGVEAGFRLAGVAPPSAWRSPMFAGVLLHAAFLGMRWGLSGHAPMAGLFESLTVFSFCCAAAGLILCESEETAPAWKPLSILVLLPQAGAALIDKRMTPMVPALDTPWFASHVGLSFLGYGFFAAGLALGIVYLRGGGDAVYRAAGRSALYGFSAFSAGMVCGGIWAYYAWGSYWIWTPKEIWSVIVWIYFAALTHLKFIPEQAGWPGWTKRLEMGATAAGYGVVLLTFLGVSLLLRSSHSF from the coding sequence TTGGAAGGCGCACATCTCATCCTGTTCTGGCTCGCGCTGGTCGCGTACGGCGTGGAGGCCGGTTTCCGCCTCGCCGGCGTCGCACCGCCGTCCGCGTGGAGGAGCCCGATGTTCGCCGGCGTCCTCCTGCACGCCGCGTTCCTCGGGATGCGGTGGGGCCTCTCGGGCCACGCCCCCATGGCCGGGCTCTTCGAGTCGCTCACCGTCTTCTCCTTCTGCTGCGCGGCCGCGGGGCTGATCCTGTGCGAGTCGGAGGAAACGGCGCCGGCGTGGAAGCCGCTCTCGATCCTCGTGCTGCTTCCGCAGGCCGGGGCGGCGCTGATCGACAAGCGGATGACTCCCATGGTTCCGGCGCTCGACACGCCGTGGTTCGCCTCCCACGTCGGCCTCTCCTTCCTCGGGTACGGCTTCTTCGCCGCGGGGCTCGCGCTGGGGATCGTCTACCTGCGGGGCGGCGGCGACGCGGTCTACCGGGCGGCGGGACGATCCGCGCTGTACGGGTTCTCCGCCTTCTCGGCGGGGATGGTGTGCGGGGGGATCTGGGCATACTACGCCTGGGGATCGTACTGGATCTGGACGCCGAAGGAGATCTGGTCGGTGATCGTCTGGATCTACTTCGCGGCGCTGACGCATCTCAAGTTCATCCCCGAACAGGCGGGGTGGCCCGGGTGGACGAAGCGGCTCGAGATGGGGGCCACCGCGGCGGGGTACGGCGTCGTCCTGCTCACCTTCCTCGGCGTCAGCCTCCTGCTGCGCAGCTCCCACTCCTTCTGA